One part of the Arabidopsis thaliana chromosome 1 sequence genome encodes these proteins:
- the SWEETIE gene encoding HEAT repeat-containing protein (SWEETIE (SWEETIE); FUNCTIONS IN: binding; INVOLVED IN: trehalose metabolic process, carbohydrate metabolic process, starch metabolic process; LOCATED IN: cytosol; EXPRESSED IN: 25 plant structures; EXPRESSED DURING: 13 growth stages; CONTAINS InterPro DOMAIN/s: Armadillo-type fold (InterPro:IPR016024).) — MTKNIASDNVPLSRFGVLVAQLESIVASASQKNPDPLLCFEILSDLISAIDEEPKESLLVTQRKCEDALYSLVTLGARRPVRHLASVAMAKIISNGDSISIYSRASSLQGFLSDGKRSDPQRVAGAAQCLGELYRHFGKKITSGLFETTSIVTKLVKFNEDFVRQEAFILLHNALEGCGGTAAATAYSEAYRLITRFSTLDKSFVVRIAAARCLKAFSNIGGPGLGTSEFDTLASYCVKGIEDSESSVRDAFAEALGSLLALGMHPEAHVQPRGKGPFPPAKKLEGGLQRHLILPFTKAVGSRAKNTRFGLALSWVFFLQAIRIRYLDSDSELQDYSLPIMDMLRGDSSIDAHALACVLYILRVGVIDQMMEPSQRSFSVFLGKQLQSSNASPSMKIVALRALSYTLKTLGEVPHEFKEFFDDTVGAALSHFLDLVRVEAALTLRALAEVDPTCVGGLTSFAVTTLNALRESLSFEKGDKLKTDLASLHGQAATLAALVSISPGLSLGYPARLPRSVLEVSKKMLTESRRNVTVASSEKEAGWLLLSSLLNSMPKEEFGDQDFDILILWTDVFAGNPEHLIKQQAELKSMLSVWSAAIDALTAFVRRFVSCNDGILLQPVLANLRSALSCVSTMANKRFSDVKTLVDILIIRILIAYQSIPDPLAYKSEHQQIIQLCTTPYRDPSGFEESSCLKSLLDKRDAWLGPWIPGRDWFEDELRYFQGGEDGLAPSVWESKVSSFPLPETVKKTLVNQMVLCFGIMFASQDSQGMLSLLSVIQQCLKAGKKQQWRTASLTNICAGLLAGLKALHALRPQQLTTEVLSSGQAIFQNILTEGDICASQRRAACEGLGLLARLGNDIFTARMTRVLLGDLSGVTDPNYGGSIALALGCIHHSAGGMALSSLVPATVNSVSSLTKTSVLGLKIWALHGLLLTIEAAGLSFVSHVQAALGLALDILLTEESGWIDLSQGIGRLINAIVAVLGPELSPGSILFSRCKSVIAEISSWQEIPTLLESVCFTQQLILFAPQAVSVHIHVKNLLMTLASRQPIIRRLSVSTLRHLVEKDPVSVIDEQIEDNLFQMLDEETDSEIGNLIRSTLIRLLYATCPSRPSRWMLICRNMALAASAGRSAETSIAENDPAYTRENLGDDDEDMVSSSSGKSIRANPDKDKTLRYRTRVFAAECLSLLPEAVGNDAAHFDILLARNLASNRQSSGDWLVLQLQELISLAYQISTIQFENMRPIGVGLLSTILEKFKLVADPELPGHLLLEQYQAQLLSAVRTALDANSGPVLLEAGLQLATKIMTSGIIRSDQVAVKRIFSLLSRPLNDFNELYYPSFAEWVTSKIKIRLLAAHASLKCYIFTFLRKHHGEVPVEFEALLPMFSKSSDLLGRYWIQVLKGYSYICLCQNLKKSQCSFLDEILPHTVSRRLQPCLEEAWPVILQALVLDAIPVNHSVEEFSDRSLISTHRMVTLEAEDFQFLWGFAVLVLFQGMHPASSMQVIPFSSAKIKSSGDSSINESSFQGLKLYEIALPVFQSLSAGRFFSSGFLSIDLCQELLQVLSYSFHMDSSWDILAVSVVQQISQNCPKDFLESEEFAYSTIELCLGYLFKILHRHNEISPDDGIWDNMLSPLFISIKTLVKRFELKHRLNSAPLAFLLSGYKCIRQVPTDAYLPKALEIVKSTNDLLLELTRASSQKPYTDGTNFAADSGFHLRAIFGACLHMVGDLTRDCINGIQLVDSKRSGLRKLLQLKLVFCLEQLFSLAKLAYEFDCPVDETNTNSICIVMLKSCQISIAAVVKDSNVQVQATVLQVLKSLVQRYNNPEEKSFVILFVGELIGDIVSLMQRALLKPVNTESVVIAGECLRFIMLLQTHSITDELQKGFMSLFLEVVLVVFSKTSDGVSQEVLELRNVAVRLVSHLAQLPSSAVHFKDVLLSLPVTHRQQLQDIIRASVSKDSALAKPKSLVPAMDIKLPAPVVATPEKVTSTANMVKEEALSTMPTSFNQVSTVESGTDEEEEEEEDDDDDDWDTFQSFPASTNLEGSESKTESVAEEEPDLPGRSSIQDDESNAEETDDQHLASDHATDITREDSNDKSKEVVEEETVEPCFTTREDSVDKSKEVEEETVKPCLIEDALTSQNDKTSSGDHPVEINEQSVESKNLESENIGTDIKLASTEVESPALDDLEPQQIQKSPEDESSKEHVGADVIVTEETIAENKSDVDYI; from the exons AGTGATCCTCAACGAGTTGCAG gTGCTGCCCAATGCTTGGGGGAGCTGTATCGTcattttgggaaaaaaattACTTCTGGCTTGTTCGAAACAACATCTATTGTAACAAAATTAGTGAAGTTTAACGAG GATTTTGTGCGACAAGAAGCCTTTATCTTGCTTCACAATGCTTTGGAAGGCTGCGGTGGTACAGCTGCTGCCACTGCATACTCAGAAGCATACCGTCTCATCACTAGATTTTCCACTTTGGATAAATCATTCGTTGTGAGAATTGCTGCTGCTCGTTGTTTGAAGGCCTTTTCTAACATTGGAGGACCTGGTCTTGGTACTAGCGAATTTGATACTTTAGCCTCTTACTGTGTCAAG GGTATTGAAGATTCAGAATCATCGGTCCGTGATGCATTTGCAGAGGCTTTGGGCTCATTGCTTGCACTAGGAATGCATCCTGAAGCGCAT GTCCAACCTAGAGGTAAAGGTCCATTTCCACCAGCAAAGAAACTGGAAGGTGGTCTGCAGAGGCATCTGATTTTACCCTTCACAAAAG CGGTTGGATCTCGGGCAAAGAATACACGGTTTGGTTTGGCTCTGTCATGGGTGTTCTTTTTACAG GCCATTAGGATAAGGTATTTGGATTCAGATAGTGAGCTTCAAGACTATTCTTTGCCCATCATGGACATGCTGCGGGGTGACTCCTCAATTGATGCCCATGCACTG GCATGTGTTCTTTACATCCTACGGGTTGGCGTAATTGATCAAATGATGGAACCAAGCCAGAGAAGCTTTTCCGTTTTTCTCGGAAAGCAG CTTCAGTCTTCAAATGCCAGTCCATCAATGAAAATAGTTGCTTTGCGGGCTTTGTCATACACGTTGAAAACACTGGGAGAG GTTCCCCATGAATTCAAGGAATTTTTCGATGATACAGTGGGTGCTGCATTGTCACATTTTTTGGACCTT GTACGTGTTGAGGCCGCTTTAACTTTACGTGCTTTGGCTGAGGTTGATCCTACCTGCGTTGGTGGGTTGACATCTTTTGCTGTAACAACTCTTAATGCTCTACGGGAAAGTTTATCCTTTGAAAAG GGAGACAAATTGAAAACTGATCTTGCTTCTTTACATGGGCAAGCAGCAACTTTGGCAGCTCTAGTCTCCATTTCGCCTGGACTCTCACTTGGTTACCCTGCTAG ATTGCCAAGGTCGGTGCTTGAAGTTTCAAAGAAGATGCTAACAGAATCAAGGAGAAATGTTACAGTTGCCTCAAGTGAAAAGGAAGCTGGATGGTTATTGTTATCATCGCTATTAAATTCTATGCCAAAGGAG GAGTTTGGAGACCaagattttgatatattaatcTTGTGGACTGACGTCTTTGCTGGAAACCCAGAACACTTGATCAAACAACAGGCAGAATTAAAATCTATGTTAAG TGTGTGGTCCGCCGCAATTGATGCACTCACAGCTTTTGTGCGACGTTTTGTATCTTGTAATGATGGTATTCTACTTCAACCCGTACTGGCAAACCTCCGTAG CGCTTTGTCTTGTGTATCGACAATGGCCAACAAACGGTTTTCTGATGTCAAAACTTTGGTCGACATACTCATCATAAGAATATTGATAGCTTATCAATCCATCCCAGATCCCTTGGCCTATAAAAGTGAGCATCAGCAAATTATTCAGCTATGCACCACACCATATAG GGATCCTTCCGGATTCGAGGAAAGCTCGTGCTTGAAGTCGCTCCTTGACAAAAGAGATGCATGGCTTGGTCCTTGGATTCCTGGCAG GGATTGGTTTGAAGATGAACTTCGCTATTTTCAAGGTGGGGAAGATGGTCTAGCACCAAGTGTATGGGAAAGTAAAGTTTCTAGTTTTCCTTTG CCAGAGACTGTGAAAAAGACATTGGTGAATCAGATGGTTCTCTGCTTTGGTATCATGTTTGCTTCTCAG GATAGCCAAGGGATGCTCTCACTTCTTTCGGTCATACAACAGTGTTTGAAAGCCGGAAAAAAGCAACAATGGCGTACAGCCAGCTTGACTAACATTTGTGCGGGACTTCTTGCCGGTTTAAAG GCTTTGCATGCTCTACGTCCTCAGCAACTAACGACAGAAGTACTAAGCTCAGGGCAAGCCATTTTTCAG AATATTCTAACAGAGGGAGACATTTGTGCATCACAACGCAGAGCAGCATGTGAGGGTCTAGGTCTTCTAGCTCGTCTTGGAAATGACATCTTTACAGCAAGAATG ACCAGAGTTCTTCTTGGCGACCTAAGTGGAGTTACAGATCCAAACTATGGTGGATCAATTGCTCTTGCACTTGGCTGCATTCATCACAG TGCAGGAGGAATGGCATTGTCGTCCTTAGTACCTGCTACTGTTAATTCAGTCTCATCTTTGACCAAAACCTCTGTTCTTGGTCTTAAGATATGGGCCTTGCATGGGCTTCTTTTGACCATTGAAGCTGCTGGTTTATCATTCGTATCTCATGTTCAG GCAGCATTAGGACTTGCCTTGGACATTTTGTTGACTGAAGAAAGTGGATGGATCGATCTTTCTCAAGGCATTGGACGCCTTATTAATGCTATTGTTGCTGTCCTTGGCCCTGAGCTTTCTCCTGGCAGCATTCTGTTTTCACGCTGCAAG TCTGTTATTGCAGAGATTAGTTCCTGGCAAGAGATTCCAACACTACTTGA AAGCGTCTGTTTTACCCAGCAGCTTATTCTTTTTGCTCCACAAGCAGTTTCAGTACATATACAtgtaaaaaatcttttaatgacGCTGGCATCAAGAcag cCAATAATTAGGCGTCTATCTGTGTCAACTCTTCGGCATCTGGTTGAGAAAGACCCG gTTTCTGTCATTGATGAGCAAATAGAGGATAACTTATTTCAGATGTTGGATGAAGAAACTGATTCTGA GATTGGGAACCTGATCCGTAGTACCTTGATACGCCTGCTTTATGCAACATGCCCATCACGCCCATCTCGATGGATGTTGATATGCCGCAACATG GCCCTTGCAGCATCCGCTGGAAGGAGTGCTGAAACGAGCATTGCAGAAAATGATCCTGCTTACACAAGAGAGAACCTtggcgatgatgatgaagacatgGTTTCTAGCTCTAGTGGGAAATCTATACGGGCCAATCCTGATAAAGACAAAACCTTGAGATATCGAACCAGAGTTTTTGCAGCTGA GTGTTTGAGTCTTTTGCCAGAGGCTGTAGGCAATGATGCTGctcattttgatattttattggCGAGGAATCTTGCTTCTAATAGACAAAGCTCAGGTGACTGGTTAGTCCTTCAACTACAAGAGCTAATATCTCTTGCTTATCAG ATAAGCACTATTCAGTTTGAAAACATGAGGCCAATTGGAGTTGGACTTCTTAGTACTATTCTTGAGAAG TTTAAATTAGTAGCCGACCCTGAACTTCCTGGACATCTTCTTCTGGAACAGTATCAG GCTCAACTTCTGTCTGCTGTTCGTACTGCCTTGGATGCAAATTCTGGCCCTGTTCTTCTGGAAGCTGGGTTACAATTGGCCACAAAG ATAATGACCAGTGGAATAATAAGAAGTGATCAAGTTGCAGTCAAACGCATATTTTCTCTACTTTCACGTCCACTCAATGACTTTAACGAATTATATTATCCTTCGTTTGCTGAATGGGTCACAAGCAAG ATCAAGATCAGGCTTCTTGCTGCACATGCCTCGCTTAAGTGTTATATATTTACGTTCTTGAGAAAACACCATGGTGAGGTGCCAGTAGAATTTGAAGCACTGTTGCCAATGTTTTCCAAGAGTTCAGACCTTCTCGGGAGGTACTGGATTCAGGTCCTAAAGGGCTACAGTTATATTTGCTTATGTCAAAACCTCAAGAAAAGT CAGTGCTCATTCTTAGATGAAATCCTGCCACATACTGTGTCAAGAAGGCTACAGCCTTGTCTGGAAGAGGCATGGCCTGTCATCCTGCAAGCTTTAGTCCTGGATGCAATTCCGGTGAATCATAGTGTTGAAGAATTTTCTGATAGGTCCTTGATATCTACACATCGCATGGTTACACTAGAGGCTGAAGATTTTCAGTTTCTATGGGGCTTCGCTGTACTTGTCTTGTTTCAAGGGATGCATCCAGCCTCTAGTATGCAAGTAATACCTTTTAGCTCAGCTAAAATCAAATCTAGTGGAGACTCCAGCATCAACGAATCTTCGTTCCAGGGCCTAAAGTTATATGAAATTGCATTACCAGTTTTCCAATCTCTTTCTGCTGGAAGATTTTTTTCCAGTGGCTTTCTTAGTATAGACCTCTGCCAAGAGCTATTGCAG GTTTTGTCGTATTCCTTTCATATGGACAGTTCATGGGATATTCTTGCAGTATCAGTAGTACAACAG ATCTCACAAAACTGTCCAAAAGATTTTCTTGAAAGTGAGGAATTTGCCTATTCGACTATTGAACTCTGTCTTGGGTACCTGTTCAAAATTCTCCACAG ACATAATGAAATTTCGCCAGATGATGGCATTTGGGACAATATGCTTTCCCCTTTATTTATCTCCATAAAGACGCTAGTGAAACGTTTTGAGTTGAAG CATCGTTTAAATTCGGCGCCTTTGGCATTTTTATTAAGTGGCTACAAGTGCATCCGGCAAGTCCCCACTGACGCATACCTACCCAAAGCTCTTGAGATTGTGAAGTCCACCAACGATTTATTGCTTGAGCTTACCAGAGCCTCATCGCAAAAGCCTTATACTG ATGGCACTAATTTTGCTGCCGATAGTGGCTTCCATCTAAGAGCAATTTTTGGTGCTTGTCTGCATATGGTTGGGGATCTGACTAGAGATTGTATCAACGGTATCCAGCTTGTGGACAGCAAGAGATCAGGGTTACGCAAGCTACTTCAGTTGAAGCTTGTATTCTGTCTGGAACAACTCTTTTCACTGGCTAAGCTTGCCTACGAGTTTGATTGTCCAGTAGATGAAACTAATACCAATTCTATCTGTATTGTCATGTTGAAGAGTTGCCAAATTAGTATAGCAGCAGTTGTTAAAGATTCCAATGTTCAG GTTCAAGCTACTGTCTTACAAGTGCTAAAAAGCTTGGTACAGCGATACAACAACCCAGAGGAGAAAAGTTTTGTGATCTTATTTGTCGGCGAACTTATTGGAGATATTGTCAGTCTGATGCAGAGGGCGCTTCTG AAACCTGTGAATACGGAATCGGTGGTCATAGCTGGTGAATGCTTGCGGTTCATAATGCTACTTCAGACACACTCAATTACAGATGAACTTCAGAAGGGATTCATGAGCCTTTTTCTTGAAGTGGTTCTTGTCGTCTTCTCTAAGACTTCAGATGGCGTTTCTCAG GAAGTCCTCGAGTTAAGAAATGTAGCTGTGCGGCTTGTTTCTCATCTAGCTCAGTTGCCTTCCTCGGCTGTTCACTTTAAGGATGTTTTGCTGTCGCTTCCAGTAACACACCGGCAGCAGCTTCAG GATATTATTCGTGCTTCTGTCTCTAAAGATAGTGCCCTTGCGAAGCCAAAATCCTTGGTTCCAGCCATGGATATCAAACTACCAGCACCTGTGGTAGCAACGCCTGAAAAAGTTACCTCTACTGCTAATATGGTTAAAGAAGAAGCGTTGTCTACTATGCCAACATCTTTCAATCAGGTTAGCACAGTAGAAAGTGGAactgacgaagaagaagaagaagaagaagatgatgatgatgatgattgggACACTTTCCAGTCTTTCCCTGCTTCCACAAATCTTGAAGGGTCAGAGTCTAAGACAGAAAGTGTTGCTGAAGAGGAGCCGGATCTTCCTGGGAGGTCTTCTATACAGGATGATGAATCAAATGCAGAAGAAACTGATGATCAACATCTTGCATCTGACCATGCCACAGACATCACAAGAGAAGACTCGAATGATAAAAGCAAAGAGGTTGTTGAAGAGGAGACAGTAGAGCCATGTTTCACCACAAGAGAAGACTCGGTTGACAAAAGCAAAGAGGTTGAAGAGGAAACAGTAAAGCCATGTCTCATAGAAGACGCGCTTACAAGCCAGAATGACAAAACCTCATCTGGTGACCATCCTGTTGAAATAAACGAACAATCAGTTGAAAGCAAGAATTTGGAATCTGAAAACATTGGAACTGATATCAAACTTGCTTCAACTGAGGTAGAGTCACCAGCCTTAGATGATCTTGAACCGCAACAGATTCAAAAGTCACCCGAGGATGAATCTAGCAAGGAACATGTTGGAGCTGATGTTATTGTAACGGAAGAGACAATTGCTGAAAATAAGAGCGACgtggattatatataa